One region of Dysidea avara chromosome 1, odDysAvar1.4, whole genome shotgun sequence genomic DNA includes:
- the LOC136259742 gene encoding TNF receptor-associated factor 3-like isoform X1, which yields MAYNTAVTEGYDYEFVETPPDRLMCKICQLPCHEAQMSECCGHAFCKGDLEQMKATSSVSYACPMCRVEPFKTYPNKEIVRATKQLKIYCPNKKEGCVWIGELANVDNHLGKCEISCSWCNQQVHYSEMETHKAAECPCYCQYCDTMAGREVISLKHKENCHNYPLSCPNRCGLDCIPRCDMDEHKKVCPLEMILCPQCGVKMANKDQVMHNGESAFQLILAMCEKMQKGIDAAAVGAAAADDKQMVARADVQQEIKSCVATLESSCKETNRKVRLLFILTILCLFTIMLVTILVYTNITITTPEPLGNVCKQPKDELAQAKIQINKLENDIRQQNDKLLTNKLKCKQQNEELTQAKSLIEKLEGDIKLLQLANTKQDQQVECLIPQQTQTTVTPSLHSCYDCVMRYLVWPAVVGLVVVGLMTVMDWGDENKKPFLGLSFCIIVLMIPFVYIGNLGGGVLSIIFSLWIYGVAERLAVKKGKRKPRTWGSVGLAVGCVLAKLLLVDVLYMPWSNIWWLI from the coding sequence GTTGATGTGTAAAATTTGTCAGTTGCCATGTCATGAGGCACAGATGAGTGAATGTTGTGGCCATGCATTTTGTAAGGGTGACCTAGAACAGATGAAGGCTACTTCATCAGTGAGTTATGCCTGTCCAATGTGTCGTGTTGAGCCATTCAAGACTTACCCTAATAAAGAAATAGTTCGTGCAACAAAACAGCTTAAAATATACTGTCCAAACAAAAAGGAAGGCTGTGTATGGATTGGTGAATTAGCGAATGTTGATAATCACTTGGGTAAGTGTGAGATCTCATGTAGCTGGTGTAACCAGCAAGTACATTACTCAGAAATGGAAACTCACAAAGCTGCCGAGTGTCCTTGTTATTGTCAGTATTGTGATACCATGGCAGGGAGGGAAGTCATCAGCTTGAAACATAAGGAAAATTGTCACAACTATCCCCTATCATGTCCCAACAGGTGTGGACTAGACTGTATCCCTCGCTGTGATATGGATGAACACAAGAAGGTGTGTCCTCTTGAGATGATCCTGTGCCCTCAATGCGGAGTGAAGATGGCTAATAAAGATCAGGTGATGCACAATGGAGAGTCTGCTTTTCAGCTTATCTTAGCAATGTGTGAGAAGATGCAGAAGGGAATTGATGCTGCTGCTGTTGGTGCTGCTGCTGCAGATGACAAGCAAATGGTTGCTCGAGCTGATGTTCAGCAAGAAATCAAGTCTTGTGTAGCTACATTGGAGAGTAGTTGTAAAGAAACAAATAGAAAAGTCAGGCTATTATTTATCCTTACAATATTATGCCTGTTTACTATCATGTTGGTAACCATACTGGTTTATACTAACATAACAATCACTACACCAGAACCACTGGGCAATGTATGCAAACAACCGAAGGATGAGCTAGCACAAGCTAAAATACAGATAAACAAATTGGAAAATGATATTAGACAACAAAATGACAAACTGCTGACAAATAAACTAAAATGTAAACAGCAAAATGAAGAGCTGACACAAGCTAAATCATTGATAGAGAAATTAGAAGGTGATATTAAACTATTGCAGTTAGCTAATACCAAGCAAGATCAGCAAGTAGAATGTCTCATTCCTCAACAAACTCAAACCACAGTGACGCCATCACTGCACAGTTGCTATGATTGTGTTATGAGATATCTTGTTTGGCCAGCTGTTGTAGGTTTGGTAGTTGTGGGATTAATGACAGTAATGGATTGGGGAGATGAAAACAAGAAACCCTTTCTTGGGCTTAGTTTCTGCATCATTGTACTGATGATACCATTTGTTTATATTGGTAATTTGGGGGGAGGAGTTCTATCAATTATCTTTTCACTATGGATTTATGGAGTTGCTGAAAGGTTAGCTGTGAAGAAAGGCAAAAGAAAACCTAGAACATGGGGAAGCGTAGGACTGGCTGTAGGTTGCGTGTTAGCTAAGTTACTATTAGTGGATGTGTTGTATATGCCATGGAGCAACATCTGGTGGTTAATATGA
- the LOC136259742 gene encoding TNF receptor-associated factor 3-like isoform X2 translates to MAYNTAVTEGYDYEFVETPPDRLMCKICQLPCHEAQMSECCGHAFCKGDLEQMKATSSVSYACPMCRVEPFKTYPNKEIVRATKQLKIYCPNKKEGCVWIGELANVDNHLEMETHKAAECPCYCQYCDTMAGREVISLKHKENCHNYPLSCPNRCGLDCIPRCDMDEHKKVCPLEMILCPQCGVKMANKDQVMHNGESAFQLILAMCEKMQKGIDAAAVGAAAADDKQMVARADVQQEIKSCVATLESSCKETNRKVRLLFILTILCLFTIMLVTILVYTNITITTPEPLGNVCKQPKDELAQAKIQINKLENDIRQQNDKLLTNKLKCKQQNEELTQAKSLIEKLEGDIKLLQLANTKQDQQVECLIPQQTQTTVTPSLHSCYDCVMRYLVWPAVVGLVVVGLMTVMDWGDENKKPFLGLSFCIIVLMIPFVYIGNLGGGVLSIIFSLWIYGVAERLAVKKGKRKPRTWGSVGLAVGCVLAKLLLVDVLYMPWSNIWWLI, encoded by the exons GTTGATGTGTAAAATTTGTCAGTTGCCATGTCATGAGGCACAGATGAGTGAATGTTGTGGCCATGCATTTTGTAAGGGTGACCTAGAACAGATGAAGGCTACTTCATCAGTGAGTTATGCCTGTCCAATGTGTCGTGTTGAGCCATTCAAGACTTACCCTAATAAAGAAATAGTTCGTGCAACAAAACAGCTTAAAATATACTGTCCAAACAAAAAGGAAGGCTGTGTATGGATTGGTGAATTAGCGAATGTTGATAATCACTTGG AAATGGAAACTCACAAAGCTGCCGAGTGTCCTTGTTATTGTCAGTATTGTGATACCATGGCAGGGAGGGAAGTCATCAGCTTGAAACATAAGGAAAATTGTCACAACTATCCCCTATCATGTCCCAACAGGTGTGGACTAGACTGTATCCCTCGCTGTGATATGGATGAACACAAGAAGGTGTGTCCTCTTGAGATGATCCTGTGCCCTCAATGCGGAGTGAAGATGGCTAATAAAGATCAGGTGATGCACAATGGAGAGTCTGCTTTTCAGCTTATCTTAGCAATGTGTGAGAAGATGCAGAAGGGAATTGATGCTGCTGCTGTTGGTGCTGCTGCTGCAGATGACAAGCAAATGGTTGCTCGAGCTGATGTTCAGCAAGAAATCAAGTCTTGTGTAGCTACATTGGAGAGTAGTTGTAAAGAAACAAATAGAAAAGTCAGGCTATTATTTATCCTTACAATATTATGCCTGTTTACTATCATGTTGGTAACCATACTGGTTTATACTAACATAACAATCACTACACCAGAACCACTGGGCAATGTATGCAAACAACCGAAGGATGAGCTAGCACAAGCTAAAATACAGATAAACAAATTGGAAAATGATATTAGACAACAAAATGACAAACTGCTGACAAATAAACTAAAATGTAAACAGCAAAATGAAGAGCTGACACAAGCTAAATCATTGATAGAGAAATTAGAAGGTGATATTAAACTATTGCAGTTAGCTAATACCAAGCAAGATCAGCAAGTAGAATGTCTCATTCCTCAACAAACTCAAACCACAGTGACGCCATCACTGCACAGTTGCTATGATTGTGTTATGAGATATCTTGTTTGGCCAGCTGTTGTAGGTTTGGTAGTTGTGGGATTAATGACAGTAATGGATTGGGGAGATGAAAACAAGAAACCCTTTCTTGGGCTTAGTTTCTGCATCATTGTACTGATGATACCATTTGTTTATATTGGTAATTTGGGGGGAGGAGTTCTATCAATTATCTTTTCACTATGGATTTATGGAGTTGCTGAAAGGTTAGCTGTGAAGAAAGGCAAAAGAAAACCTAGAACATGGGGAAGCGTAGGACTGGCTGTAGGTTGCGTGTTAGCTAAGTTACTATTAGTGGATGTGTTGTATATGCCATGGAGCAACATCTGGTGGTTAATATGA
- the LOC136259742 gene encoding TNF receptor-associated factor 3-like isoform X3: MCKICQLPCHEAQMSECCGHAFCKGDLEQMKATSSVSYACPMCRVEPFKTYPNKEIVRATKQLKIYCPNKKEGCVWIGELANVDNHLGKCEISCSWCNQQVHYSEMETHKAAECPCYCQYCDTMAGREVISLKHKENCHNYPLSCPNRCGLDCIPRCDMDEHKKVCPLEMILCPQCGVKMANKDQVMHNGESAFQLILAMCEKMQKGIDAAAVGAAAADDKQMVARADVQQEIKSCVATLESSCKETNRKVRLLFILTILCLFTIMLVTILVYTNITITTPEPLGNVCKQPKDELAQAKIQINKLENDIRQQNDKLLTNKLKCKQQNEELTQAKSLIEKLEGDIKLLQLANTKQDQQVECLIPQQTQTTVTPSLHSCYDCVMRYLVWPAVVGLVVVGLMTVMDWGDENKKPFLGLSFCIIVLMIPFVYIGNLGGGVLSIIFSLWIYGVAERLAVKKGKRKPRTWGSVGLAVGCVLAKLLLVDVLYMPWSNIWWLI; encoded by the coding sequence ATGTGTAAAATTTGTCAGTTGCCATGTCATGAGGCACAGATGAGTGAATGTTGTGGCCATGCATTTTGTAAGGGTGACCTAGAACAGATGAAGGCTACTTCATCAGTGAGTTATGCCTGTCCAATGTGTCGTGTTGAGCCATTCAAGACTTACCCTAATAAAGAAATAGTTCGTGCAACAAAACAGCTTAAAATATACTGTCCAAACAAAAAGGAAGGCTGTGTATGGATTGGTGAATTAGCGAATGTTGATAATCACTTGGGTAAGTGTGAGATCTCATGTAGCTGGTGTAACCAGCAAGTACATTACTCAGAAATGGAAACTCACAAAGCTGCCGAGTGTCCTTGTTATTGTCAGTATTGTGATACCATGGCAGGGAGGGAAGTCATCAGCTTGAAACATAAGGAAAATTGTCACAACTATCCCCTATCATGTCCCAACAGGTGTGGACTAGACTGTATCCCTCGCTGTGATATGGATGAACACAAGAAGGTGTGTCCTCTTGAGATGATCCTGTGCCCTCAATGCGGAGTGAAGATGGCTAATAAAGATCAGGTGATGCACAATGGAGAGTCTGCTTTTCAGCTTATCTTAGCAATGTGTGAGAAGATGCAGAAGGGAATTGATGCTGCTGCTGTTGGTGCTGCTGCTGCAGATGACAAGCAAATGGTTGCTCGAGCTGATGTTCAGCAAGAAATCAAGTCTTGTGTAGCTACATTGGAGAGTAGTTGTAAAGAAACAAATAGAAAAGTCAGGCTATTATTTATCCTTACAATATTATGCCTGTTTACTATCATGTTGGTAACCATACTGGTTTATACTAACATAACAATCACTACACCAGAACCACTGGGCAATGTATGCAAACAACCGAAGGATGAGCTAGCACAAGCTAAAATACAGATAAACAAATTGGAAAATGATATTAGACAACAAAATGACAAACTGCTGACAAATAAACTAAAATGTAAACAGCAAAATGAAGAGCTGACACAAGCTAAATCATTGATAGAGAAATTAGAAGGTGATATTAAACTATTGCAGTTAGCTAATACCAAGCAAGATCAGCAAGTAGAATGTCTCATTCCTCAACAAACTCAAACCACAGTGACGCCATCACTGCACAGTTGCTATGATTGTGTTATGAGATATCTTGTTTGGCCAGCTGTTGTAGGTTTGGTAGTTGTGGGATTAATGACAGTAATGGATTGGGGAGATGAAAACAAGAAACCCTTTCTTGGGCTTAGTTTCTGCATCATTGTACTGATGATACCATTTGTTTATATTGGTAATTTGGGGGGAGGAGTTCTATCAATTATCTTTTCACTATGGATTTATGGAGTTGCTGAAAGGTTAGCTGTGAAGAAAGGCAAAAGAAAACCTAGAACATGGGGAAGCGTAGGACTGGCTGTAGGTTGCGTGTTAGCTAAGTTACTATTAGTGGATGTGTTGTATATGCCATGGAGCAACATCTGGTGGTTAATATGA